The Pseudomonas multiresinivorans DNA window GTACTGGTGAACAACCTGGGGATCTTCGATCCCAAGCCCTTCGAGGAGATTCCCGACGAAGACTGGGTGCGCTTCCTCGACGTCAACCTGCTCTCCGGTGTCCGTTTGTCCCGCGCCTACCTGCCGGGCATGAAGCAGAAGAACTGGGGCCGGGTGGTGTTCATCAGCAGCGAAAGCGGCATGGTGATCCCGGTGGAGATGATCCACTACGGCGTCACCAAGACGGCCCAGCTCAGCCTGTCCCGCGGGCTGGCGGAGACCTGCGCCGGCACCGGCGTGACGGTGAACGCGGTGCTGCCGGGGCCGACCGCCTCGGAGGGCGTCAACGAGTTCGTCGAGAAACTCTCCGGCGGCCAGCCGTTCGCGGAGTTCGAGGCCGAGTTCTTCCGCAGTGCGCGGCCCAGCTCCCTGCTGCAGCGCTTCGCGCGCCCGGAGGAGGTGGCCAACCTGGTGGTCTACGTCTGCTCCG harbors:
- a CDS encoding SDR family NAD(P)-dependent oxidoreductase, whose protein sequence is MNLHLSDKLALVSGSTKGIGFAVAQGLAREGARVILNGRSQASVDEALGRIRAAQADARVEGFAGDLSDPQQVAALVQRYPAVDVLVNNLGIFDPKPFEEIPDEDWVRFLDVNLLSGVRLSRAYLPGMKQKNWGRVVFISSESGMVIPVEMIHYGVTKTAQLSLSRGLAETCAGTGVTVNAVLPGPTASEGVNEFVEKLSGGQPFAEFEAEFFRSARPSSLLQRFARPEEVANLVVYVCSEASSATNGAALRVDGGVVRSPF